Proteins found in one Mycoplasmopsis citelli genomic segment:
- a CDS encoding MSC_0882 family membrane protein produces MFQPKNSNDTVEMYSSNELQKHINEQEKIINKYQDPQQTLSPVTYKVIQKEKRILKITAIFWILIILATLASALSNYLINTRIEPSSGIFNWILIGIAFVLSVYMLFKKLIRIKDFKNIEKRYRENVVIGDIAASTVFADLYKSLSKRVVTYTWLYVFFMTFFALNLLFLFLLNRAGLWEFKTSPESSFRIEFTINFKKMFTSWFGNTNAVLIIGLVIVILITILYLYLNLYNRSRIFDVKSLIVHDSAQFITEADQAKKSLNKAWRNTYIIIFILVYVLPFALFLFLLWRGIIRRKK; encoded by the coding sequence ATGTTTCAGCCTAAAAATTCTAATGATACTGTTGAAATGTATTCAAGCAATGAGTTGCAAAAACATATAAATGAGCAAGAAAAAATTATTAACAAATATCAAGATCCTCAACAAACCCTTTCACCTGTTACCTATAAGGTGATTCAAAAAGAAAAAAGAATTTTAAAAATAACAGCAATTTTTTGAATTTTAATTATTTTAGCCACATTAGCTAGTGCTTTAAGCAATTATTTAATCAATACTAGAATTGAACCTTCTTCTGGAATTTTTAATTGAATACTCATTGGAATTGCTTTTGTTTTAAGTGTTTATATGCTTTTTAAAAAGCTTATTAGAATTAAAGATTTTAAAAATATAGAAAAAAGATATCGAGAAAATGTTGTAATAGGAGATATTGCTGCTAGCACAGTTTTTGCGGACTTATATAAATCCTTATCAAAAAGAGTAGTTACTTATACTTGATTGTATGTTTTCTTTATGACTTTTTTTGCTTTAAATTTACTTTTTCTATTCTTGTTAAATCGAGCAGGATTATGAGAATTTAAAACCTCTCCAGAAAGTTCATTTAGGATTGAATTTACTATTAATTTTAAAAAAATGTTTACATCATGATTTGGGAATACTAATGCAGTTTTAATTATTGGATTAGTTATTGTTATTTTAATAACCATTCTTTATTTATATTTAAATTTATATAATCGAAGCAGAATTTTTGATGTTAAATCACTAATTGTCCATGATTCAGCCCAATTTATAACTGAAGCAGACCAAGCAAAAAAAAGTTTAAATAAAGCTTGAAGAAACACATATATTATTATTTTTATTCTTGTTTATGTCTTGCCGTTTGCGTTATTTTTATTCTTACTTTGAAGAGGAATAATTAGAAGGAAAAAATAA
- the rnc gene encoding ribonuclease III has protein sequence MNITKAKTLEEFLKFHEINPKNHKLYFCAITHSSYVALKKGLNSYEQLEFLGDSILNFLSSEYIFRKYTNLEPGKQTRVRSTAVRTETLAELSEKLGLVDILKTGVKQTESDVKKSLKVKADVFESMLGAIYLDQGLKVAKKFLEKYIFPVIDKVHAQSNKDSKTTLQEYIQSFSKDGVTYSVSQYDDKKFIAKVIYDKQVFGVGIGNSKKEAEQIAAQDALNKLK, from the coding sequence ATGAATATAACAAAAGCCAAAACACTTGAAGAATTTTTAAAATTCCATGAAATTAACCCAAAAAATCACAAACTTTATTTTTGTGCAATTACCCACTCTTCTTATGTTGCTTTAAAAAAAGGACTAAATAGCTATGAACAATTAGAGTTTTTAGGAGATTCAATTTTAAATTTTTTATCAAGTGAATATATTTTTCGCAAATACACAAATTTAGAACCTGGAAAACAAACTCGAGTTCGTTCAACTGCCGTTAGAACTGAGACCTTAGCTGAATTATCTGAAAAATTAGGACTGGTTGATATTTTAAAAACAGGAGTAAAACAAACTGAAAGTGATGTTAAAAAATCATTAAAAGTTAAAGCTGATGTTTTTGAATCAATGCTTGGAGCGATCTATTTAGACCAAGGATTAAAAGTCGCTAAAAAATTTCTTGAAAAATACATTTTTCCAGTCATTGATAAAGTTCATGCACAAAGCAATAAAGATTCAAAAACTACATTACAGGAATATATTCAAAGCTTTTCTAAAGATGGAGTGACTTATAGTGTTTCACAATATGATGATAAAAAGTTTATAGCTAAAGTAATTTATGATAAACAAGTTTTTGGTGTAGGGATTGGGAATTCAAAAAAAGAAGCTGAGCAAATTGCAGCCCAAGATGCTTTAAATAAACTTAAGTAA
- a CDS encoding DAK2 domain-containing protein, giving the protein MSKNINGKELAQALLSGANALLNTKNQIDALNVFPVPDGDTGTNMAATIGGAVVNLMKVSTQNTAEVLAQVANDMLYEARGNSGVILSQIFKGFALGVFDKETLNTHDLTLAFKGAAARAYKAVYKPVEGTILSVIREVAENLSEKYSDSNEDIENLFADAVIFARKSCDNTPNSLKILKEVGVTDSGAEGLYKILWGINEYFLGKPVQKSDKSEDIANFISETETYDGEFGYCTEFLIELNDLESFDKEKFIKKLEKVATSLVVVQDDNLLKVHGHALRPGDMLNISQKQGEFIKIKSENMTLQANNSKAQSEEFAKAQEKNKRVKNAIISCNLGSGIIKIMKDNNCDHVIESGQSQNPSAQEIIQAIQHVNAENVFILPNNKNITLVAQQAAVATKNCNVIVIPTKTQLEGLTALLHYNPKNKVKDNVLNLKSAIKGVNSGEVTTAVRTAKINGIKIKEGDYLGIANGKIVSSTQSSINAAKQIMSRLINKKSEIVTIFYGVDSSYSDAEEVSNYISSKWDIEVEIFEGNQPNYHFLIGVD; this is encoded by the coding sequence ATGTCTAAAAATATTAATGGGAAAGAACTTGCTCAAGCTCTGCTTTCAGGAGCTAATGCACTACTGAATACAAAAAATCAAATTGATGCTTTAAACGTATTTCCAGTTCCAGATGGAGATACTGGAACAAATATGGCTGCTACTATTGGTGGGGCAGTTGTTAATTTAATGAAAGTTTCCACCCAAAATACTGCAGAAGTCCTTGCACAGGTGGCAAATGATATGCTATATGAAGCTCGTGGTAACTCGGGAGTGATTTTAAGTCAGATTTTTAAGGGTTTTGCTTTAGGGGTTTTTGATAAAGAAACGTTAAATACTCATGATTTAACACTTGCTTTTAAAGGAGCGGCGGCACGAGCTTATAAAGCTGTTTATAAACCAGTAGAAGGGACAATCTTAAGTGTTATTCGCGAAGTTGCTGAAAATTTAAGTGAAAAATATAGTGATTCTAACGAAGATATTGAGAATCTATTTGCAGATGCAGTTATTTTTGCTCGTAAAAGTTGTGATAACACACCAAATTCTTTAAAAATTTTAAAAGAAGTTGGTGTTACTGATTCAGGAGCAGAAGGTTTATATAAAATCTTATGAGGAATTAATGAGTATTTTTTAGGAAAGCCTGTTCAAAAAAGTGACAAAAGTGAAGATATTGCAAATTTTATTTCTGAAACAGAAACTTATGATGGAGAATTTGGTTATTGCACTGAGTTTTTAATTGAACTTAATGACTTAGAAAGTTTTGATAAAGAAAAATTTATTAAAAAATTAGAAAAAGTCGCCACTTCTTTAGTTGTTGTTCAAGATGATAATTTATTAAAAGTTCATGGACATGCATTAAGACCTGGAGACATGCTTAATATTTCACAAAAACAAGGTGAATTTATTAAAATAAAATCAGAAAATATGACCTTACAGGCTAATAATTCCAAAGCTCAATCTGAAGAATTTGCAAAAGCTCAAGAAAAAAACAAAAGAGTAAAAAATGCAATTATTTCATGTAATTTAGGAAGTGGAATTATTAAAATAATGAAAGATAATAATTGTGATCATGTTATTGAAAGTGGCCAATCTCAAAATCCTTCTGCACAAGAAATAATTCAAGCAATTCAACATGTTAATGCAGAAAATGTGTTTATTTTGCCAAATAATAAAAATATAACATTAGTAGCTCAGCAAGCAGCTGTAGCTACTAAAAATTGCAATGTAATTGTTATTCCAACAAAAACTCAACTTGAAGGGTTAACCGCACTTTTACATTATAATCCTAAAAATAAAGTTAAAGATAATGTTTTGAATCTTAAAAGTGCAATTAAAGGAGTTAATTCTGGTGAAGTTACAACTGCTGTAAGAACGGCAAAAATTAATGGAATTAAAATCAAAGAAGGTGATTATCTAGGAATTGCAAATGGAAAAATTGTTTCTTCAACCCAAAGTTCAATTAATGCAGCTAAACAAATCATGAGTAGATTGATTAATAAAAAAAGCGAAATTGTAACAATTTTTTATGGAGTTGATTCAAGCTATTCAGATGCTGAAGAAGTTTCTAATTATATCTCTTCAAAATGGGACATTGAAGTTGAAATTTTTGAAGGAAACCAACCCAATTATCATTTTTTAATAGGAGTTGATTAA
- the plsX gene encoding phosphate acyltransferase PlsX, translated as MYKYSIGFDINGNDNGPVAALEAAKEFALANKDTKIVLVGDIQKLNIHNLPDNIKLIDNPNVPSDPKNLKQSLKENTSMNEIINLYESGAVQSLLSSGDSGSYISALTLKIRRLKGISRPAFMPVANAINGRKFVFLDVGANLDVKSQWLEEWAILASIFYKTMFNEPTPKVALLNIGVEDYKGLIPTKEAHENLKNNRNINYLGFQETRDLFRGYFDVAIIDGYGGNLVLKSYEGAVLTLIDSLKSSINKTLKRKIGGLLVKDAFKDVMKILDYRNVGSAWVLGVNCLALKTHGSSDKKSYLSALNQLKDALKKDLLNKIVKEIN; from the coding sequence ATGTATAAATATTCAATTGGATTTGACATAAATGGAAATGATAATGGACCTGTAGCTGCTTTAGAGGCAGCTAAAGAATTTGCTCTTGCAAATAAAGATACAAAAATTGTGCTTGTTGGAGATATTCAAAAGTTAAATATCCACAATTTACCTGATAATATAAAATTAATTGATAATCCAAATGTACCGAGTGATCCAAAAAATTTAAAACAGTCTTTAAAAGAAAATACCTCAATGAACGAAATTATTAATTTATACGAAAGTGGTGCAGTACAAAGTTTATTATCTTCAGGAGATAGTGGAAGTTATATTTCTGCATTAACATTAAAAATTCGTCGCTTAAAAGGAATTTCTCGTCCGGCATTTATGCCTGTTGCAAATGCTATTAATGGAAGAAAATTTGTTTTTTTGGATGTTGGAGCTAATTTAGATGTAAAGTCGCAATGACTTGAAGAATGAGCCATTTTAGCATCGATTTTTTATAAAACTATGTTTAATGAACCTACTCCCAAAGTAGCTCTTTTAAATATTGGAGTTGAAGATTATAAAGGACTAATTCCCACAAAAGAAGCACATGAAAATTTAAAAAACAATAGAAATATTAATTATTTGGGTTTTCAAGAAACTAGGGATTTATTTCGAGGATATTTTGATGTTGCTATTATTGATGGATACGGTGGAAATTTAGTGCTTAAAAGTTATGAAGGAGCAGTTTTAACTCTTATAGATTCACTTAAATCAAGCATTAATAAAACTTTAAAACGTAAAATTGGTGGCTTACTTGTTAAAGATGCTTTTAAGGATGTTATGAAAATTTTAGATTATCGTAATGTCGGAAGTGCTTGAGTACTTGGGGTTAATTGTTTAGCTTTAAAAACTCATGGATCAAGTGATAAGAAAAGTTATCTTTCAGCTTTAAATCAGCTTAAAGATGCTTTAAAAAAAGATTTATTAAATAAAATAGTGAAAGAAATTAATTAA
- a CDS encoding DJ-1/PfpI family protein, with amino-acid sequence MKILVVLENRFNDIELTNPLSCLRRADEKLEIDYYHPSLKSIKSQYGLFEITNIKNLVNLDDYDLLFIPGGYAAQLLRSNEEALKLISTFKGPIAAICDAPNTLREHNLIDQNTPYSGYPSQWSEELRSLNYKPDYVTNLLKDKKLITARCADAGMQLGYELVEHFYGQKALEKVHLAMRTTK; translated from the coding sequence ATGAAAATTTTAGTTGTTTTAGAAAATAGATTTAATGATATTGAATTAACCAACCCACTTTCATGTTTAAGAAGAGCCGATGAAAAACTTGAAATTGATTATTATCACCCAAGTTTGAAAAGTATCAAAAGTCAGTATGGACTTTTTGAAATTACTAATATTAAAAATCTAGTTAATTTAGATGATTATGATTTACTCTTTATTCCTGGAGGATATGCAGCTCAACTTTTAAGAAGTAATGAAGAAGCCTTAAAACTTATTTCTACATTTAAAGGACCTATTGCTGCTATTTGTGATGCTCCTAATACTCTTAGAGAACACAATTTAATTGATCAAAATACCCCCTATTCAGGATATCCAAGTCAATGATCTGAAGAATTAAGAAGTTTAAATTATAAGCCAGATTATGTGACTAATTTATTAAAAGATAAAAAACTTATCACTGCTCGATGTGCAGATGCTGGAATGCAGCTTGGATATGAATTAGTTGAACATTTTTACGGTCAAAAAGCTTTAGAAAAAGTTCATTTAGCTATGAGAACCACAAAATAG
- the def gene encoding peptide deformylase has translation MKKFDVKIVNLPDEVLRKKSIDVPLPLSEEDIQLAEKMIYHIDDSQKEGSEFRAGVGVAAVQYGVLKNVFYVYLPDKNGNAVFKDVLFNPKIVRKSDQLVALSQGEGCLSVPEEWPNQEGYVPRSNKITVQAYSYTKQGIYTFDLTGYLAIIFQHELDHLQGKLFIDRINKKDPWKKPNRRTILI, from the coding sequence ATGAAAAAATTTGATGTAAAAATTGTCAATTTGCCTGATGAAGTTTTGCGTAAAAAATCAATTGATGTACCACTTCCATTAAGTGAAGAAGATATTCAATTAGCAGAAAAAATGATTTATCACATTGACGATTCTCAAAAAGAAGGAAGTGAATTTAGAGCTGGGGTTGGAGTTGCAGCGGTGCAATATGGAGTTTTAAAAAACGTTTTTTATGTTTATTTACCAGACAAAAATGGAAATGCAGTTTTTAAAGATGTTTTATTTAATCCTAAAATTGTGCGTAAAAGCGATCAATTAGTTGCTTTATCTCAAGGAGAAGGATGCTTATCAGTTCCTGAAGAGTGACCAAATCAAGAAGGTTATGTACCTCGAAGCAACAAAATCACAGTCCAAGCTTATAGTTACACCAAACAAGGCATTTATACCTTTGATTTAACGGGATATTTAGCTATTATTTTTCAACATGAGTTAGATCATCTTCAAGGAAAACTTTTTATTGATCGAATCAATAAAAAAGATCCATGAAAAAAACCAAATAGGAGAACAATTTTAATTTAA
- a CDS encoding AAA family ATPase, producing MKLIKIEAHGFKSFADPVILRFDGGVAGIVGPNGSGKSNINDAIKWVLGEQSAKELRGDEMKDVIFAGSKTTKPLDKATVTLTFENKDGLTSYEGETISITRSLDRNKSLNEYFINGQAARHKDIKAIAMETGIGKSSLAIISQGTVSDIAQASDEARRGIFEEAAGVSKYKFRKNESLRKLEKTDESLKVIGAHVSELEKQLEPLKKQAEKALIYKEKTAQLKNVEIAYLAEEIVRLNDHVSLLKSDIEGVEETKSDYSNKIEEYNIKINQRKVEQGDLNKRISELSAKKNASESRLNELKIIYGKETARRDLIASGEMQVDLKEKKEALQQSYLEQKQILKYLYQTQEETKSKKHQTQEKLVQVNVAINDLQTKITNLTRKKHEIETQIKILNSKKESRSNLYKGTRTILDNSHNFKGLKGIVGDLLKVEKQYTTAVEAILASSIQHVVVDNSETAVKAIEFLKVNNGGRATFIPLNSIKEKFIRDDYLLVAKNNLGFIGVASELVKVEPKYEILNKFLLGNTVVVNNIDSANKISKILDKKYLVVTLDGDLVRPGGIMVGGTKQESDDILGLEDKIKELENLIPGIIALERKNLNDIEELKNQSINLQNYVSSYGNEISASEISIKHTQQKLDKIQSEFSIIGDDLSKINGQTINTTIERINQLELELKNYVFELSVLLQQKHKIDAEIEQLNELRNEANKLFSQLTESFSKKLYDARKSADTLAQHRLRLASFYNLTLENASANYKLEIPAEKALEVITELKQEISALGNVNLDSIAQLEEVEEKYNIYVTNRNELEEAKETVLNAIAELDKIIITRLTNIVNDVNVEFENVFRSMFGGGSAEVKFVNPSDILESGISIYAQPPGKSVKNLKLFSGGEKSLIAISLLFAILKARPLPLCILDEVEAALDESNVVRYANYLQELKKQTQFIVITHRHGTMSRVDHLFGATMQNRGVTSFFSVKLSEAEKLIQKNKE from the coding sequence ATGAAATTAATTAAAATAGAAGCTCACGGATTTAAGTCTTTTGCCGATCCAGTTATTTTAAGATTTGATGGTGGAGTTGCAGGAATTGTGGGTCCAAATGGTTCGGGGAAAAGCAACATTAACGATGCCATTAAGTGAGTCTTAGGAGAACAAAGTGCAAAAGAATTACGTGGAGATGAAATGAAAGACGTAATTTTTGCTGGTTCTAAAACCACAAAACCTCTTGATAAAGCCACTGTAACTTTAACATTCGAAAACAAAGATGGACTTACTTCATATGAGGGAGAAACTATTTCAATTACTCGTTCTTTAGATCGAAATAAATCTTTAAATGAGTATTTTATTAATGGACAAGCTGCTCGCCATAAAGATATTAAAGCTATTGCGATGGAAACTGGGATTGGAAAAAGCTCACTTGCAATTATTTCACAAGGAACTGTTAGTGATATTGCTCAAGCAAGCGATGAAGCTCGTAGAGGAATTTTTGAAGAAGCTGCAGGAGTTTCAAAATATAAATTTAGAAAAAACGAATCGCTTCGAAAATTAGAAAAAACCGATGAATCTTTAAAAGTTATTGGCGCACATGTTAGTGAATTAGAAAAACAACTTGAACCACTTAAAAAACAAGCGGAAAAGGCTTTAATTTATAAAGAAAAAACTGCTCAGTTAAAAAATGTTGAAATTGCTTATTTAGCTGAAGAAATTGTTAGATTAAACGATCATGTTTCATTATTAAAAAGCGATATTGAAGGTGTTGAAGAAACTAAAAGTGATTACAGCAATAAAATCGAAGAATATAACATAAAAATTAACCAAAGAAAAGTTGAACAAGGTGATTTAAATAAAAGAATTTCAGAGCTTTCAGCAAAGAAAAATGCTTCTGAAAGTCGTTTAAATGAACTTAAAATTATTTATGGTAAAGAAACAGCAAGAAGAGATTTAATCGCTTCTGGTGAAATGCAAGTTGATTTAAAAGAAAAAAAAGAAGCGCTTCAACAATCTTATCTTGAACAAAAACAAATATTAAAATATTTGTATCAAACCCAAGAAGAAACAAAATCTAAAAAACATCAAACCCAAGAAAAATTGGTCCAAGTCAATGTTGCTATTAATGACTTACAAACAAAAATTACCAATTTAACCAGAAAAAAGCATGAAATTGAAACTCAAATTAAAATTTTAAACTCAAAAAAAGAAAGTAGAAGCAATCTTTATAAAGGGACTAGAACAATTTTAGATAATTCGCACAATTTTAAGGGATTAAAAGGAATTGTTGGAGATTTACTTAAAGTTGAAAAACAATATACCACTGCTGTTGAAGCAATTCTTGCTTCAAGCATTCAGCATGTTGTAGTGGATAATTCTGAAACAGCAGTTAAAGCTATTGAGTTTTTAAAAGTAAATAACGGTGGAAGAGCAACCTTTATTCCGCTAAATTCAATTAAAGAAAAATTTATTAGAGATGATTATTTACTTGTTGCAAAAAATAATTTAGGTTTTATTGGTGTTGCTAGTGAACTTGTTAAAGTTGAACCAAAATATGAAATTTTAAATAAATTTTTACTTGGGAATACTGTCGTAGTTAATAATATCGATTCAGCCAACAAAATTTCAAAAATACTAGATAAAAAATATTTAGTTGTAACTTTAGATGGAGATCTTGTTCGTCCTGGTGGAATAATGGTTGGAGGAACAAAACAAGAAAGTGATGATATTTTAGGACTTGAAGATAAAATTAAAGAATTAGAAAATCTTATTCCGGGAATTATTGCTCTTGAGCGAAAAAATCTTAATGATATTGAAGAATTAAAAAATCAAAGCATTAATTTACAAAATTACGTATCATCATACGGAAACGAAATTTCAGCATCAGAAATTTCAATCAAACATACTCAACAAAAATTAGATAAAATCCAATCAGAGTTTTCAATTATTGGTGATGATTTATCAAAAATTAATGGACAAACTATTAATACAACTATCGAGCGAATTAATCAGCTTGAATTAGAACTTAAAAATTATGTATTTGAATTGAGCGTCCTTTTACAGCAAAAACATAAAATTGATGCAGAAATTGAGCAATTAAATGAACTGAGAAATGAAGCTAATAAGTTATTTAGTCAGCTTACAGAATCATTTAGCAAAAAACTTTATGATGCTCGAAAATCTGCAGATACTTTAGCACAACACCGTTTAAGACTAGCGAGCTTTTATAATCTAACTTTAGAAAACGCATCAGCAAATTATAAATTAGAAATCCCTGCAGAAAAAGCTTTAGAAGTAATTACCGAACTTAAGCAAGAAATTAGTGCATTAGGAAATGTCAATTTAGATTCAATTGCTCAACTTGAAGAAGTAGAAGAAAAATACAATATATATGTAACTAATCGAAATGAGTTAGAAGAAGCTAAAGAAACAGTTTTAAACGCAATTGCAGAGCTTGATAAAATCATTATTACTCGTTTAACTAATATTGTTAATGATGTAAATGTGGAGTTTGAAAATGTTTTTAGATCAATGTTTGGTGGTGGAAGTGCTGAAGTTAAATTTGTCAATCCAAGCGATATTTTAGAAAGCGGAATTTCTATTTATGCACAACCACCTGGTAAAAGTGTTAAAAATTTAAAACTTTTCTCAGGTGGAGAAAAGTCATTAATTGCTATTTCGTTATTATTTGCGATTTTAAAAGCTCGCCCACTACCACTTTGTATTTTAGATGAAGTTGAAGCTGCTCTTGATGAATCAAATGTAGTGAGATATGCCAATTACTTACAAGAACTCAAAAAACAAACTCAATTTATTGTTATTACTCACCGTCATGGAACTATGTCTAGAGTTGATCATTTATTTGGTGCAACAATGCAAAATCGGGGAGTTACAAGCTTTTTCTCAGTTAAACTATCTGAGGCTGAAAAATTAATTCAAAAAAATAAGGAATAA
- a CDS encoding SWI/SNF complex subunit SWI3: protein MNEQGTKILDQIINFLNGGAGIGILASASLWIILTGIIGGFFYRWKFLITVGISLIIGMAAAPISASILQTFLKNVDKDYQEAVERILHFAPIYFSLAVFFALYSISFIIFTIICLAKFKVLRNARKSKIWKRVLYGVGTGSLMVLPAVALSASLQTKNKQNDGFSRFSIGFMTFFQSENPSIFLSQLKNISKLSKLVTDPKITEALNKDYSKLTKEEKEQIQEDVVKPLANLLNDPDSRKESLEILAKTKITEGKTVSELTSSYSPEIKKAEEELIKNNAEYKKAVESNNEQAKKEILIKEVNKQLDNQLKNGDLSSELKLVSDSVGLLNDDAKKDVIAWIGTSVDKQLGKDSGFSKDILDSVLAHLNQSVQSTENKENN from the coding sequence ATGAATGAACAAGGAACTAAGATCTTAGATCAGATTATTAACTTTTTAAATGGTGGTGCCGGAATTGGTATTCTTGCAAGTGCATCATTATGGATTATTTTAACAGGAATTATTGGAGGATTTTTTTATCGCTGAAAATTCCTAATTACTGTTGGAATATCTTTGATTATTGGAATGGCCGCTGCACCTATTTCAGCATCAATTTTACAAACATTCCTTAAAAATGTGGATAAAGATTATCAAGAAGCAGTTGAAAGAATATTACATTTTGCTCCAATATACTTTTCTTTAGCAGTGTTTTTTGCTCTTTATAGTATTTCATTTATTATTTTTACCATTATTTGTCTTGCTAAATTTAAAGTATTAAGAAATGCAAGAAAATCAAAAATTTGAAAAAGAGTTTTATATGGAGTTGGAACTGGAAGCTTAATGGTACTTCCTGCAGTTGCACTTTCAGCTTCATTACAAACCAAAAACAAACAAAATGACGGATTTAGTAGATTTAGCATAGGGTTTATGACTTTTTTTCAAAGTGAAAATCCTTCAATTTTCTTAAGTCAACTCAAAAATATTTCTAAATTATCAAAATTAGTAACTGATCCTAAAATTACAGAAGCTTTAAATAAAGATTACAGTAAATTAACTAAAGAAGAAAAAGAACAAATTCAAGAAGATGTTGTTAAACCACTTGCTAATTTACTTAATGATCCTGATTCAAGAAAAGAATCGCTTGAAATTTTAGCCAAAACTAAAATTACAGAAGGAAAAACTGTTAGTGAACTTACCAGTTCATATTCACCAGAAATTAAAAAAGCCGAAGAAGAATTAATTAAAAACAACGCAGAATATAAAAAAGCCGTTGAATCAAATAATGAACAGGCTAAAAAAGAAATTTTAATTAAAGAAGTTAATAAACAATTAGATAATCAACTTAAAAATGGTGATTTATCTTCAGAATTAAAGCTAGTTTCAGATTCAGTAGGATTACTCAATGATGATGCTAAAAAAGATGTTATTGCTTGAATTGGAACCTCAGTTGATAAACAGCTTGGTAAAGATAGCGGATTTTCAAAAGATATATTAGATAGTGTTTTAGCTCATTTAAATCAAAGCGTTCAATCTACAGAAAACAAGGAAAATAATTAA
- a CDS encoding GAF domain-containing protein, producing MKDYQNLIAGEKKIYSILANTSAYIWEKYANLNWAGFYVNEDNCLYLHAFQGKVACSSIEFNRGVCGHAATTRKTVVVDDVNSFEDHIVCDINSKSEVVIPIIVDEQLFGVLDIDAPVIARFDKQTVSELEQLVQILQREIANLLR from the coding sequence ATGAAAGATTATCAAAACTTAATTGCTGGAGAGAAGAAAATTTATAGCATCTTAGCCAACACTTCAGCATATATTTGAGAAAAATATGCAAATTTAAATTGAGCAGGCTTTTATGTTAATGAAGATAATTGTTTATATTTGCATGCTTTTCAAGGAAAAGTTGCTTGTTCAAGTATTGAATTTAATCGAGGAGTTTGTGGGCATGCCGCTACAACTAGAAAAACCGTTGTAGTAGATGATGTAAATAGTTTTGAAGATCATATTGTTTGTGATATTAATTCAAAAAGTGAAGTTGTTATTCCTATTATTGTGGATGAACAATTATTTGGAGTACTTGATATTGATGCACCAGTTATTGCACGTTTTGATAAACAAACTGTTAGTGAACTTGAGCAATTAGTTCAAATATTACAAAGAGAAATTGCAAACTTATTAAGGTAG